From Agromyces sp. SYSU T00194, a single genomic window includes:
- a CDS encoding pyridoxal phosphate-dependent aminotransferase, which yields MSAGIGEYASHVGGSGIREIVNLVVARPPGEIDRLEIGEPDFTTPVHITEAAMRRALDGVGYTQSAGLAELRTLLARRLHEASGLDYHPDDVIVTAGGVQACQLVMAATLSPGDEVLVPDPAWPNYEMLATLAGARAVHYPLPADRGFVADPAEIAALITDRTRLLVLNSPGNPTGAVFPPAVVREIVEVCAARDVLVLSDEVYDELIFDGTPANAIGVDRDHVIGVYSFSKTYAMTGWRVGYVASPSWLAPTLWRVQEPLVSCVSEVSQAAAMAALTGPREEVDAMRESYRRRRDLVVGLLRAEGIEVVVPDGAFYVMVSFAAGVDSRRACIELVERGVSLAPGTAFGSVAASFARISLSASEPVLRRGLARLASWYRETEGGARPALGRVGAVTS from the coding sequence GTGAGTGCGGGGATCGGCGAGTACGCATCGCATGTCGGCGGGTCGGGCATCCGCGAGATCGTGAACCTCGTGGTCGCGCGTCCGCCCGGGGAGATCGATCGGCTCGAGATCGGCGAACCCGACTTCACCACCCCGGTGCACATCACCGAGGCAGCGATGCGGAGGGCGCTGGACGGCGTCGGGTACACCCAGTCCGCCGGCCTCGCCGAGCTGCGCACGCTGCTCGCGCGCCGCCTGCACGAGGCGAGCGGCCTGGACTACCACCCGGACGACGTCATCGTCACCGCCGGCGGCGTGCAGGCCTGCCAGCTCGTCATGGCGGCGACCCTCTCGCCCGGCGACGAGGTGCTCGTCCCCGACCCGGCATGGCCGAACTACGAGATGCTCGCGACACTCGCCGGTGCACGAGCCGTGCACTACCCGCTCCCCGCCGATCGGGGATTCGTCGCCGACCCCGCGGAGATCGCCGCCCTCATCACGGATCGCACGCGCCTGCTCGTGCTGAACAGCCCCGGCAACCCGACCGGCGCGGTGTTCCCGCCGGCCGTGGTGCGCGAGATCGTGGAGGTGTGCGCCGCCCGGGACGTGCTCGTCCTCTCGGACGAGGTCTACGACGAGCTCATCTTCGACGGGACGCCGGCGAACGCGATCGGCGTGGACCGCGACCACGTGATCGGCGTCTACAGCTTCTCGAAGACGTACGCCATGACCGGGTGGAGGGTGGGTTACGTCGCGAGCCCGTCGTGGCTCGCGCCGACGCTCTGGAGGGTTCAGGAGCCGCTCGTGTCGTGCGTGAGCGAGGTGAGCCAGGCGGCGGCGATGGCGGCGCTGACCGGTCCGCGCGAGGAGGTCGATGCGATGCGCGAAAGCTACCGGCGACGGCGCGACCTCGTCGTCGGGCTCCTGCGAGCGGAGGGGATCGAGGTGGTCGTGCCGGACGGCGCCTTCTACGTGATGGTGTCCTTCGCCGCGGGCGTCGACTCCCGTCGGGCCTGCATCGAGCTCGTCGAGCGAGGCGTCTCGCTGGCGCCGGGCACCGCGTTCGGCTCGGTGGCCGCGTCGTTCGCGCGGATTTCGCTGTCGGCGTCGGAGCCCGTGCTCCGGCGCGGTCTCGCACGGCTC
- a CDS encoding SDR family NAD(P)-dependent oxidoreductase has translation MQNHRTVIVTGAGGGIGEATATLLAARDWDVVVADLDADRAGAVANAILERGDRAVPHVVDMSDPASVAQLVDFAAARSAPLVGLVNNAGIAIAKPLVDYSVAEWDLQLSVNLRGAFLAIQAIVPHFRRTGGGRIVNIASTAAFVSSSTPEAAYDVSKAGIRQLTTSAAVELAPLGIGVNAVAPGTIATPLTTAVLDDPEKLARAGAKIPAGRLGDPRDIAGAVAFLLGEDAAYVHGHTLVVDGGWLAL, from the coding sequence ATGCAGAACCACCGCACCGTGATCGTCACCGGCGCCGGCGGCGGGATCGGCGAGGCGACGGCAACCCTCCTCGCCGCCCGCGACTGGGACGTCGTGGTCGCCGACCTCGACGCCGACCGGGCGGGCGCCGTCGCGAACGCGATCCTCGAACGCGGCGACCGCGCGGTCCCGCACGTCGTCGACATGTCCGACCCCGCATCCGTGGCGCAGCTGGTCGACTTCGCCGCGGCGCGGTCGGCGCCGCTCGTCGGCCTGGTGAACAACGCCGGGATCGCCATCGCGAAGCCGCTCGTCGACTACAGCGTCGCCGAGTGGGACCTGCAGCTCTCCGTCAACCTCCGTGGCGCGTTCCTCGCGATCCAGGCGATCGTGCCCCACTTCCGCCGCACCGGGGGCGGGCGCATCGTGAACATCGCGTCGACCGCCGCCTTCGTCTCGTCGTCGACGCCCGAAGCCGCCTACGACGTGTCGAAGGCGGGCATCCGCCAGCTCACGACCTCGGCTGCCGTCGAGCTCGCGCCGCTGGGCATCGGGGTCAACGCCGTCGCGCCCGGGACCATCGCGACACCGCTCACGACGGCGGTGCTCGACGACCCGGAGAAGCTCGCGCGTGCCGGGGCGAAGATCCCTGCCGGGCGACTGGGCGACCCGCGCGACATCGCAGGGGCGGTCGCGTTCCTCCTCGGCGAGGACGCCGCGTACGTCCACGGCCACACGCTGGTGGTCGACGGCGGATGGCTCGCGCTGTGA